In one Lycium barbarum isolate Lr01 chromosome 7, ASM1917538v2, whole genome shotgun sequence genomic region, the following are encoded:
- the LOC132603369 gene encoding protein WHAT'S THIS FACTOR 1 homolog, chloroplastic: MLNLIGRCRCFSAELHSSIAFLSIDSSAILRWHRSMTTSKRVQDRSKKKRVHDLEIVTEKHKILSKVLLIFEVLKQEPQQVISIRELDHYRRQINLPKPHKISAFLRKSPKLFEMYKDDRGILWCGMTKEAEDLVQEEEAIIKQHSDKAAELVTRMLMMSIDKRLALDKIVHFRRDLGLPMDFRNHWVRRFPNHFRVVQPFKPYDESEYLELVNWKSSWAMTELERQALGVMHAPDDHVAGPLSLSFPMKFPPDYKQVLSRYKGKIEDFQKREYLSPYADAMELKAGTLEFNKRAVAVMHELLSFTIGKRLVTDYLTHFRKEFVMPQKLMRLLLKHFGIFYVSERGKRFHVFLNSAYEGSELIEKHPLIVWREKVLSFVGYRKKKERMDTLKDFQEFEDDDLFENESEDESVQVENDKQTMCSLEGDFLETESEMEIDEVCSAYRE; the protein is encoded by the coding sequence ATGCTCAACCTGATTGGTAGATGTCGATGTTTTTCTGCTGAACTACATTCATCAATTGCGTTCTTGTCCATAGATTCTTCAGCAATCTTGCGATGGCACCGATCAATGACTACCAGTAAAAGAGTCCAAGACAGAAGCAAGAAGAAGCGCGTGCATGACCTTGAAATAGTTACAGAGAAGCACAAAATACTCTCCAAGGTCCTATTAATATTTGAAGTTCTCAAACAGGAGCCTCAACAAGTCATATCGATTAGGGAACTTGATCACTATAGAAGGCAAATAAACCTCCCCAAACCCCATAAAATCTCAGCCTTTCTACGGAAGTCCCCCAAGCTTTTTGAAATGTACAAGGATGATAGAGGGATTTTGTGGTGTGGTATGACAAAGGAGGCTGAAGATTTAGTCCAAGAAGAGGAGGCTATTATTAAACAGCACAGTGATAAAGCTGCAGAGCTTGTGACTAGGATGCTGATGATGTCTATAGACAAGCGCCTTGCCTTAGATAAGATTGTTCATTTCAGAAGAGATTTGGGTTTGCCAATGGATTTTAGGAACCATTGGGTACGAAGGTTTCCTAATCATTTTAGAGTTGTTCAGCCATTTAAGCCTTATGATGAAAGtgaatacctagaacttgtgaaTTGGAAATCGAGTTGGGCTATGACAGAGTTAGAAAGACAGGCGCTGGGGGTTATGCATGCCCCAGATGATCACGTAGCTGGTCCTCTTTCCTTGTCTTTCCCCATGAAATTCCCACCTGATTATAAACAAGTGTTGTCCAGATATAAGGGGAAGATAGAAGATTTTCAGAAGCGGGAATACTTGTCACCTTATGCAGATGCCATGGAATTAAAGGCTGGAACACTGGAGTTCAATAAGAGGGCAGTTGCAGTGATGCACGAGCTGCTGAGTTTTACAATTGGGAAGAGGTTGGTGACAGATTACTTGACACATTTTAGGAAGGAGTTTGTAATGCCTCAGAAGCTGATGAGGCTGTTGCTTAAACATTTTGGAATCTTTTATGTTTCAGAAAGGGGTAAGAGGTTTCATGTATTTCTCAACAGTGCTTATGAAGGTTCTGAGTTGATCGAGAAACACCCTCTGATTGTTTGGAGGGAAAAGGTTCTAAGCTTTGTTGGTTACAGAAAGAAGAAGGAAAGAATGGATACTCTTAAAGATTTTCAGGAATTTGAGGATGATGATTTGTTTGAGAATGAGTCAGAAGATGAAAGTGTTCAAGTGGAAAATGACAAGCAAACTATGTGTAGTTTGGAGGGAGATTTTCTGGAAACTGAATCCGAGATGGAGATAGACGAAGTTTGTAGTGCATACAGGGAATGA